CCCACCCGGAATACAGAGGCATCGAAGATGCCCATTATGCGTACAGGGTGCGGGATCGGCTGAGGAAGGAAGTTCTGGTTCCGATTAGGAAGTCGTTGGAGCTGCCTGAGGTCTACATGTCAGCCAATCGGTGGAATGAGATTCCGTACAACAGGATTCCCTCGGTAGCCATGAATCTGTACCGAGAAAAGTTCTTGAAGCACGACGAAGAGCGGTTTGTGAAGTATTTAGAAGATGTTAAAGTTGGGAAATCAACAATTGCTGCAGGGGCTTTGCTTCCGCATGAGATTATAGCCTCTGTGAAAAACGGAGACGCTTCATTTCAAGTGGCTGACCTTCAGTGGAAGAGAATGGTGGAGGATCTGTCCAAGGAAGGCAAGTTGAGGAACTGCCTCGCTGTCTGCGACGTCTCCGGGAGCATGTATGGGACCCCTTGGGAAGTCTCTGTTGCAATGGGGTTGTTGGTTTCCGATCTGAGCGAAGAGCCGTGGAAGGGGAAGGTTATTATTTTTAGCAAATCACCTCAGCTTCATATAATTGAGGGCGATGATCTTCAGTCGAAGATGAAGTTTGCGGAGAACACAATAAACTTTTTGAACACCGATTTTCAGAAGGTGTTTGATCTTATATTGCAAGTGGCGGTGGATGGAAAGTTGAAGGAGGACCAGATGATCAAGAGGATCTTCGCGTTTAGTGACATGGAGTTTGACAATGCTTCGTGCAATGATTGGGAAACCGACTACAAAGCTATACAGAGGAAGTTCAGGGAGAGAGGGTATGGCTCTGTGGTGCCGGAGATTGTGTTTTGGAATCTAAGGGACTCGAAATCAACGCCGGTGACTATCTCCGACAAGGGGGTGGCGCTGGTGAGTGGGTTTTCGAAGAATTTGATGAAGTTGTTCTTTGATGGTGATGGGATAATTAACCCGGCGGATATCATGGAAGCTGCCATCTCCGGCGAAGAGTATCAGAAACTTGCTGTGGTGGATTGATAATCTCTGCAGTGTACTTGGTATGGGATTTAGAgtaattttagttttccttgattcaagaaattattttggcattttattttttgtttatccTTTCTGCACTTGTAGTTTCTGGCTGGCTTCTGCAGATAATTCAGGCaagcaataaaacaaaatattattattattattattattattttgaaaattcattATGAATTCAGTGATGACTCTCCCtattgtcgtcgctaataatAAGATATCGACCACAACAAGGGCCCCAATCACCATGACATTTTACTTTTCTACTTTCATGCAAATTCAAATCTTACATCATTTTTCAAGTAGTGATTGCGATGCATTTGGAGGAGCAGTAATGGGTACCTTATAGGTGATATGAAGATGCTTTTACAATCTATTCTACAATGGAGATGTTGTCATGTCTCTCGAGATGCTAATTATGTAGCTCACAATTTGGTGAAGGTGGCTATTCACCAAGTCATAGATCATACATGGAAAGATGTCATTCCCGACTATATCCGTGATGTAATTTTGATGGAGCAACTTGCTCTAAGATAAGTTACAACtttattgtcaaaaaaaaatcttacatcatttttaatcttaatcttaaccataaaataaactCAGTAAACAAACAAAGAATAGTTGTAACAACAAAACCAACCACTTTTTACCTTGATTTCCACACTTGCTTACCTCtcattttaatcatttttttctctcaatttgaaAGTCATTCTTTCCTTGTATGACCCTGCCGCATGTTATCTTCTGACAGGTCGGGTTGCGTGTGGTTCTTCTATGAATCAAAGTCATCGGCTTTGGCAAGGGGTGTCCCCAATATCCTTTCCTCTATAATGAGAGAAGAATGGTGCTCACATACTATCTCCGGTGCAAGTTCTTCATAAAACCCGCTCAAACATTGAGATTTAGGatgtgtttgagattgcgattttgcaagaatgatctgtgtttttaaaagatattgcaaaacgaaagatgtttggcattgcgatttaaaaaacacttaatttaaaataggaaaaaaatttataatatctaTAAGCAAGTTATGGGGTGATTATTCGaaaaaaatgcgaatttaaaccaaatcacgatttcgcataacaaatatttgataaaaaaaatattttttaacatattttaccaaaagtctttacgattttaaaaagttgcaatttaaaaaatacaatttttaaaatcacacgtattaaaaccgcaatcccaaatggACTCTCAAACTAGTTTAAACTTCATTATCTAGTGTAATTCTTTTGCAGCCGCTAAAATAACACAATTGAGCCGATCTGAGCCTAGGTCGGTCATGACCTGCAATGAACTGCTTGGCCCAAGCCCAGAGGATAAAATCCAAGCATATCAAATGCAACTAAATAGTCCCAAGGGGTAGCTTAAGTTATTAATTTGAATCCTCATTTtcccctcttatgtggacatgtcaaaaaagaaaaaaaaaaaaaaagaaatcctaTAACAAAAAATCTTGTGTTGATAGAATGGATGAATTGTGGTTCGAAAGTCTATACACCCAATCAAATGgttgatgaacaaaaaaaaaaaagaattaattaagaatgttttgaaaattcttttgTCAGTAGATAAAGGGAGATTAAGGTTTTATTTCTATGATACATACTACAATAGCGACTATAATACTTGTTCTTAGTCTTAAATAAATGTAATAAGAAGTTGAAACAGATCCTCCAACTTATACAAACTCACATTATTGACAAATTAATTCAATAATGTGAGTTTGTAAATAATAGAGGCGTTAAAATTGTTGGAGGACTAATCCTCATGTTTATCCCATAATGATTAATGCGATCAAAATCCCAAATCAATGAGAATGCTTCCACCAGATAAAGGATGAAAACAGAGGTGGTAATTAAGAGCTATGGAGTTGTGGGAGATTGGTGAGATATGAAGACAGTGAACAACTTTTGTCATTAACgtgatatatttattttgtccCGCATGTCTAAAATATAAGCAATTTCTGTCGTTTATATATGATTGCACTAATCTCATGTATTGTCGAGCTCGGTAACGTGGGTTTGTAACCAAGTGGGACTATGAGATGGTTGGAAGTTGTGGGGTGTCTTCTCTGGGTGTGGGATTGTTGGTGACGATTGATTTGTTCGCCGCCAGCCCCGCGTCCCCTGGGGGTTACAGGGGATTCCCCACCCTCCACGGGTGGGTAGTCAATATACAATTATTATTTGCTTATCATATGGCTTTACTACAGCCCTGGATTGGAAGAAGATACAAATCAATTGATGCCCAATCCCAGCGCGCCACCTGGGTTTCACCCTCTTCTACTCACAGCcaccttttatttattaaacttgaagaagaaagaatgtgGCCTCCCTCTGTCATGCTCTGTTTTTGGAACGAAGTGAAGGTTGATAGTTATATGGCATTGCATTGCCATTGGCATAATAATGGTTTATACCCAATATATACCCTTTTCGTCTACATTTGAGAAACAATAATGGAGAAGGAAATAGCGTGTTAATAGAGCAATAACTCAACGATATATAATGGAGGATTGGCTTCTTCATGCTCTGTTTTTTGGAACCATAACACAGAATTTAACTCGTCTACATTATTTGGCCATTACTTGTGCATATGtgtatttgaagtttttcaGTTCTCTTGAGATGACTGATGAGACGTCTCTTTTAGCACTCTACTCTGTTCACGTGTGTTTGAGTTTTACATGGTTTAAAATCCATTCAAGGCCTTCCAATAACAAGTTTTTTGttacaacaacaaaagaaaagaaaaaacatgcaATTGAATGTCTAAACAAGTTACTGAAATTCCATATCCGGACCTAGACCTAAAAAATATCCATTCTTTCCAAGCTCCCTCATAAGCCAGTAAGGAgtttttcaaatcattttttcaGGATTGCAAACAATGGACATTAAATATCcattcttttcaaaaaatatttttagataaaaacataaaataatttacgTCGGAGCCTAAAAGTAAAAAGAAGGCACAAAACCGTGAATTCGTTTTCAAAGATATACGTGACTGTGTTTCATAAAcccttttttctccttttcttttgatTGTCTGCAAAGGAAATGGATCATATTACAAAGGTCGGGTGATATGGGTTCAACAACTATGTGTTAATCTCTACCACAAAACTCCTTCTTTTTGATGCAAAATCTTTTATTACATATTACATCTTTTCTGCTGGAGGTAATCACTTTTAATGCTCAATGGGAGATTAAGGTTGCTATCTTACTTGTTTTTACTTCAACTAAATATAAGAAATCAAGATATATAGATCCCACATCGAATAAgagttaattttatattgacaAACTCAAATAACccttgtttagaaaaaaaaaaaaaaaaactcaaataacCCTTGTTGATCCTATCTCTCAAGaactttttacttttctctGCACTCTGATTTTTGGAGGAATCCCATCCGGAGAGTGGAAGAAAGTGAAACAACTTTTGTCATCATCAAGTCTTTATGGCCTTCAAAAACGACTTGGAATGATtggtgtttttaaaagataataagAGGGAGGCGAGATTGTGGACTTCAATGtgatatatgtttttttgtcccacattattaaaatataaccAAATTCTGTCATTTATATATGGTTTCACTAATCATATGAATTGTCGAGCTCGGTAACGTGGGCTTGTAACCAAGTGGGACTATGAGATGGTTGGAAGTTGTGGGGTGTCTTCTCTGGGTGGTGGGATTGGGTGACGATTGATTTGTTCCTCGCCAGCACAGGAGCCAGCCGAAGCCTTACGTCCCCTGGGGGTACTACAGGAACAGGTTCCCAGGATTGGTAGAAGGTTTACAGGTGCGTCCCCTGGGGGGTTACTTACTACAGGAACAGAAGGAACAGGTGTACAGGTGCGTCCCCTGGGGGTTACTTACTACAGGAACGGGTGCCCAGGATTTGGTAGAAGGTTTACAGGTACCCAGGATTGGTAGAAGATACAAATTTACTTACTACAGGAACAGGTGCCCGCCCAATCCCAGCGCGCGCCACCCGGGTTTCACGAAACTAACAACcaccttttattattaaactacttgaagaagaaagaatgtgGCCTCTGTTTTTGGAACGAAGTGAggcttaattattattatatgatcAATTGACACCAAATCTCATCGTGCTACCTGGATTCTCTCTGTACTCacaaccactttttttttgaagtCGTGAAAAATGGAATCTTATGATGCTCTGTTCATCCCTGTTTTTCATGTTCTAAAACAGAGGAAGTGAATCCTAAGGTTTTCTGTCCTTTTCAAAATTCTTCTCATATGCAATCGTTAATCGGCAATGGTATTAACTGTGTGGACTGTGGAGGAGCCCCAATTTTCGAGTTCCAGAGAAACTAACTGACAGTAGACAAACAAAGGCCATTGAAGAATGAGTGGATTTCCCTATGCTTCAACAACACAGGAAGATGCCTTCTTTTGAAAGCCATTTTACTGTTCATCTCTCTCCTATATACATCTTTTcgaacaataaaacaaaataaaagagagaaattaaaacTCTGCATAGTGATTTCAACACATTTTTCTTGCCCAGAAAAAAAGATCCATTCAAGAATGAAAGAACCAGAATAAATTAAGATGAAAAAGATTCAGGGAAAGACAATTAGAAACGAGATCAAACCAGAATGAAAGAACAATGTTCCTTGATCTTTATCACGtaagctaaatttttttttttttttttttcaaaatgttttctctTTACAGACGtttcttcttcttaaaaattaaGGATGAGTAAAAGAAGGAGAACGCTTGTAGAGAAAGGATGAAAAGAGAGGTGGTAAGTGATATGGAGTTGGGGGAGATTGGTGAGATGTGAAGACAGTGAACAACTTTATGGTCTTCAAAAACGACTTGGAATGGTGGAcgtttttgatttgattttgcgCCTTCATGAATCATGAAGACCCAAATTCATAGGCCAAAATTCGATGACTTTAAAAGATAATAAGAGGGAGAAACAGGGAGCCGAGATTGTGGACTTCAATGTGATATTTATTTTGTCCCACATGTCTAAAATATAAGCAATTTCTGTCGTTTATATATGATTTCACTAATCTCATGTATTGTCGAGCTCGGTAACGTGGGCTTGTAACCAAGTGGAGCCTTCATCTATGAGATGGTTGGAAGTTGAAGGGAGTCTCTGGGTGTGGGATTGTTGGTGACGATTGATTTGTTCGCCGCCAGCGCCGAAGCACCGCGTCCCCTGGGGGTTACAGCCTTACAGGGGATTCCCCCCCACCCTCCACGGGTGGGTAGTCAATATACAATTATTATTTGCTTACTATATGCTAACTACAGCCCTGGATTGGAAGAAGATCAAATCAATTGATGCCCAATCCCAGCGCGCCACCTGGGTTTCACCCTCTTCTACTACTCACAACCACCTTTTATTATTGAGGGGTAATTACCCTTTCTTCCCATGAACTACTATTCAATTACCATTACGATCccatcaaattattattttgttaccAAAACTTCCCTTCAAGGTCGTTAAGTCGGATGGTCAACCTATCACGTGTGTGTCACATGTCTTGAATGCATATGCATTTTTTTGGGGGTAATTATCCTTTACACTCATGAAATACTACTCATTACCATATACCCCCATCAACTATCAACATAACGAAAAATGGTTTAAGGATCATAGGTGTAAATCATTTTACACTTCATGaagcttatttttttgggccctcaaaacaattaattttttgccAATTAAAAAAGCTAACAGTTTACCAATTAACTGAACCGATTTTAACCGAAACTTTCGAAATAAATCCTTATCGAAATATAATCGGtgaattaaatgattaaccCGACAATTTCAGTTAATTGATCCAAAAATAGCTATACCAAACTAAACTGAATCGATACCCACCCCTAGTTGATTTATTCCTGTTATGTTGCATAACTGGTGCTTGTGTTGCGTCAAATTGCCTTTGCATGCAgtggaaattaaaataaaaccgCGAAGCccaattcttttgattttcgaTAGAGAGAGGTAATTTGAAAACGTaactttttttcaattcagttgagcatttgataaaatctataaaacaatattatttatgtcatttaaaaatgcGCTTTGGCCATAAAGCGCACCACATGTCTTGTGGTAAAATCTTATGTAAATACTTTCAGCGAAAACACGTAattgataatattaatattagcGACAACAAGGCCTAGTCGttgataatttgtgatttttttttttttaaaatcttacagaggatatttttgttattttgagtCGCGGAGGGGGATACTGCAACCCTAATGTTCAATTGGGGGTCATTGCAAAAATTGAGACACTTAAGAACATTGCAAAAATGACGATAGCTAGAGGGAGcaaatgtaatttttcctataCTCAAATAACAtgtccaaaatttcaaatctttcaCCCAAGCTATGTGAAGTTGTAAACTCATTGAGGTTAAGAGACTAGCCCTGTAGCCCATCTATGAGgttaagcaaataaaaataaaaaaatgatagaaatcatTGCCCGTGTCCATTATCTACATTTATCTTATGATTATTTGTTAGATTCTAAACTTTTCTAGTGTATTCAGATTTTACCATACTTTCAACAGTCATTTTTTCTCGAAAAAAAcgtaatattttttcaaaatatgggCAGCTCATTCGGGCGTGGTTCAAACAATTCTATTGaatgaattttttgatttttagtCAATTTTTACCTAGTTAGGATGTGGCCGAACAAACTACAAACTAAGCTCCTTGGGTTTTCTAATTGTTCAAACTTGGTCCGAACGGAACAACGATTGAACTCATCGAGTTCTAGCTTATTCCTATATGGACCAAAGTCCGGGAGATAAAATCTGTGCATATCAATATACACGCATGGTAAATGAGATTTgaacaaattgatgtgactAAATAAGTCCCATAACAAAAATTCTTATGCCTATAGAATGGATTAGTTATACACCCCATCAAATAgttgatgaacaaaaaaaaaaagtattacaatgaattaattaagaatgtTCTGAAAA
This genomic interval from Corylus avellana chromosome ca3, CavTom2PMs-1.0 contains the following:
- the LOC132175667 gene encoding uncharacterized protein LOC132175667 encodes the protein MLRFIRSSVPNQRNPIIHEIVSSIKSSCRSQKGLLHFIPQSSTNHEVPCHQPAGLLGPPELYNNAPETRPEKTGETFMNLMVSNYNKITEMFRTENGSPTYLSSGDPCLDFFFHVVPDTRPDSLTQRLELAWAHNPLTTLKLICNLRGVRGTGKSDKFGFYTAALWLHMNHPKTLVHNIESLAKFGYFKDLPEILYLLLESPDIRIKQKKEWRRKKYDEPTLVGKDIASAARKEKRVAMAKKALERYKSDKEFQILHDSVSDLFAKFLKADVELLNSGNFYDISLAAKWCPSLDCSFDKSILLCESIARRVFPVDSHPEYRGIEDAHYAYRVRDRLRKEVLVPIRKSLELPEVYMSANRWNEIPYNRIPSVAMNLYREKFLKHDEERFVKYLEDVKVGKSTIAAGALLPHEIIASVKNGDASFQVADLQWKRMVEDLSKEGKLRNCLAVCDVSGSMYGTPWEVSVAMGLLVSDLSEEPWKGKVIIFSKSPQLHIIEGDDLQSKMKFAENTINFLNTDFQKVFDLILQVAVDGKLKEDQMIKRIFAFSDMEFDNASCNDWETDYKAIQRKFRERGYGSVVPEIVFWNLRDSKSTPVTISDKGVALVSGFSKNLMKLFFDGDGIINPADIMEAAISGEEYQKLAVVD